One region of Miscanthus floridulus cultivar M001 chromosome 19, ASM1932011v1, whole genome shotgun sequence genomic DNA includes:
- the LOC136529232 gene encoding uncharacterized protein: MGNGQMTTLGMSMKMPASKLQRQKRGRIVPSLRLRRKHTVFQLNYSKTLGTKSYKCHGHGYMAKYPTRSALLKHKEEDVACSEVLAQQERMQHQQEVEELKEKLANEVSARERNKEESMKQIEDIREEFQSTLQQQIQLALQQAITGTINTTQVPNGPSVDNNFITPPRIEDATIENNGLASVLTTEKVVDEGTTTTTKISATRPLFQKKNGANGSLNHVISTQQLLRTRNQMKKLQV; the protein is encoded by the exons ATGGGCAATGGTCAAATGACAACTCTAGGGATGTCTAT GAAAATGCCTGCATCCAAGTTACAGCGGCAAAAAAGGGGAAGGATAGTCCCTTCCTTACGGTTGAGGAGGAAACACACAGTTTTCCAACTCAACTACTCTAAAACTCTTGGAACAAAATCGTACAAATGTCATGGACATGGATACATGGCGAAATATCCAACACGAAGCGCTCTACTAAAACACAAAGAAGAAGATGTAGCCTGCAGTGAAGTTTTAGctcaacaagaaagaatgcagCACCAACAAGAGGTTGaagaattaaaagaaaagcttgcAAATGAAGTTTCAGCAAGGGAAAGAAATAAGGAAGAAAGTATGAAACAAATTGAAGATATCAGGGAAGAATTCCAGTCAACACTACAACAACAAATACAATTGGCACTGCAGCAG GCTATCACAGGAACCATCAACACCACACAGGTTCCAAACGGCCCAAGTGTCGACAACAACTTCATCACACCACCACGCATAGAGGATGCAACTATAGAG AATAATGGACTAGCAAGCGTGTTGACCACAGAAAAGGTAGTTGATGAAGGtactaccacgacaacaaaaaTTAGTGCAACCAGGCCTCTTTTCCAGAAAAAGAATGGTGCCAATGGGTCATTGAATCATGTAATTTCTACCCAACAACTATTGAGGACTCGTAATCAAATGAAAAAACTGCAGGTATGA